Part of the Candidatus Bodocaedibacter vickermanii genome is shown below.
CAACGCATTGCGCGCATTCGTACGTTTATTAAAAAAGTTGAAAAAGCAATTGTTACTGGCGTTAAAGTTGATGCTCAGGCGGCTTTCAAGGCAGCAATGCCAGAAGCAATGAAGGGTATTACTAAAGGGTTACTGCACAAGAATACAGTTTCTCGTAAATTATCACGCTTGTCAGATCGTATTAAAGCGCTTGCTTAATTTTAAGTTTTTGTTGTTCCTTATATAATTACAGGCGCCATTAGTGGTGCCTTTTATTTTGTCTAAAGTTTTTGGGAGCTCCT
Proteins encoded:
- the rpsT gene encoding 30S ribosomal protein S20, which produces MANHKSAEKRFRRDEKRRELNHQRIARIRTFIKKVEKAIVTGVKVDAQAAFKAAMPEAMKGITKGLLHKNTVSRKLSRLSDRIKALA